One Candidatus Dependentiae bacterium genomic window, TCCCAAAAAACGATATGAAAATACTTGTGCTATAACAGAAATTGCCTCTACCACAAATAATCCACCTGCAATAGGTAATAATAATTCTTGTTTTGCCATCAATGCCATAAGTGCAAGCGCCGCACCTAGCGCAAGCGAACCAACATCACCCATAAAAATTTGTGCTGGATACGCGTTATACCATAAAAACCCAAGTGAGGCACCAATTAACATAGCACCGATTACCGCTATTTCTGCCGTCCCCGCAAAGGGAATATGTAAATAGGAAGCAAATTGCAGATGTCCCGCAAGATACGCAATTAAAGAAAAAATAACAAAATTAGGCAGCAATGAAGTAATAGCAAGCCCATCAAGCCCATCGGTCAGGTTAACTGCATTGCTACAACCTACCAAAACAAAAACAGCCCACGGAACAAAAAACCATCCAATATTAGGGTGAAATGCTTTGAAAAAAGGAAATACTATATCAGTCTGGCTATGCCCTATCCATAACCATACCATAATGGTAACGGTAGCTACCCCTATCTGTAGCATAATTTTGTTTCGTGCAGATATGCCCTTCCTATATCGTATTTTAGACCAATCATCCCACCCACCAATAGCGCCAAATGCACATATACTCAGCAGAAAAATCCACACCAGCTTATTGGTCAAATCAGACCAGAGCAATACATTTATAACCACCACCATGAGCATAAATATGCCTCCCATGGTCGGCATATCATCTTTAGCCTTATGCCGCTCAGGAGTCCATTCCCGAGCTTTTGATCTGAAAAATTGCTTTGATTTATCAATAAACCAGCTCCCTATGATAAAAGAGAACAACAACGAGCTCAATAGGGCGGCTATGGCCCGAAAACTCACATAATGCACTACATTCAAAGGAGACCAAAATGGGGTCAAAATATGCGAAATATGGTATAACATGACTTTCTCCACAAGTTAAAGTACTGCTCCAAGAATAGTGAAATATACCTGTTTTATCAATAGAACACAGGCCTGAAGGGGGGCTTTTGACGCGGGCAGATATATCTATACACTAAGTAGTATCAAATAGACTTCTTTCGTTAAACAGATTTATTTAGGAATGGAAGGGATATCGTATGAATATTTTCACATTGAAAAACTACCTTTTTGCATTAATCATGGCTTTAGTCCCAGGTGGATATACAAAAAGCAATCCTGCCGAGGTAACTAAGGTCACCGTTCAAGCTACGGAAACACTCAAAACAGCAGATGATGTCAAAAAATATGTACATACCTGTGTAGAAAACTTAACTGGATATGTAAAATTCACACTGACATGGACTGATGAGTTTTTCAGCAAAAAAAATAATAAGCCATATACTAAGTACATCGATGAAATGAACCATGCAGTTAATAAATTTTCTGCTGATGCACAATTGCTGGAAAAACACTTAAAAACAACGCTACAAACAAGTCCATATAAAGAAGCTATGACCATAGCACATGATATTGTGTCTGGCCTTTTGATAAAAGCAAAACATGTTTGCCAAGTTTTAAACCAACATCGTACAACTAAAAACTCATTAGCTGTTGGTATAGCAATGAAACAATTAGAAAAATATACATCTACAAAAGCTATTAATGAGTTACAAGAAAAATTTGAAAAATTCAAAGCAGCACTTCGCAAGGTAGACTTAGACTTAACAGCTAAAGTTGCCAAAGATGAAACTGCAATTATCTCTCACTTGCGTAAACAACA contains:
- the mraY gene encoding phospho-N-acetylmuramoyl-pentapeptide-transferase is translated as MLYHISHILTPFWSPLNVVHYVSFRAIAALLSSLLFSFIIGSWFIDKSKQFFRSKAREWTPERHKAKDDMPTMGGIFMLMVVVINVLLWSDLTNKLVWIFLLSICAFGAIGGWDDWSKIRYRKGISARNKIMLQIGVATVTIMVWLWIGHSQTDIVFPFFKAFHPNIGWFFVPWAVFVLVGCSNAVNLTDGLDGLAITSLLPNFVIFSLIAYLAGHLQFASYLHIPFAGTAEIAVIGAMLIGASLGFLWYNAYPAQIFMGDVGSLALGAALALMALMAKQELLLPIAGGLFVVEAISVIAQVFSYRFLGRRILKMAPLHHHFELMGWPESKITVRFGIISLVLCLLAVITLKLR